The Tubulanus polymorphus chromosome 4, tnTubPoly1.2, whole genome shotgun sequence genomic interval GGACAGTTTGACAGCTCTGTCTATGGGCTAGGGTGAATAACTTAACCTTACTTAAACTTACCAGGGTTTGAAGAGGGAGCGACAATCGGAAGAAATCTCTTGGCATTGTTTGATAAGAGTTTCGTATTCTTGAATTTTGAGGAGCAGATGCGCAGTTAGCCtagaaaatatgattcatCCAACattgaattaatcaattgttattttcacaAGAAGGGTGTGGCAGAGTGAAAGTTACTCACAAAATAACTAAGGGATCTactctagttccacagttctgagttaaataTTACTCTCGTGTTAAACACAGAACCCAGTTTTACAGTCGTGAATTAAAGAGTCAACTCTGAGTTTTAAGTTTGTTCATTTCCAAAGAGTTAACTCTCCAACAATGCCCAAAAGTGTGAATctgaactcagaactgtgaactgtggaactgtgttctgaaaataaactgattcaccgattttaactcaagagttaactcacgACAAAACTGTCGGAGTGGACCCTATCACGGGCCCGTTTCAGATACGTGCCGTAGGTAATGTATTGTATATTGGAAAAGTCGATAATCTAGTTCACTGTTCAGTAGTTGATGTAGATTGTAGTAAGTTGGaagatttttttgcaaaaaaatcgTGTTAATCGCTCATTTGTTTCTCAGTGAGTGCTTTTATTTTAGAGTGAAATCGAATAACATTttgtattgaaattttagGTACATAACATGCGAGGAATCATATGCATGGGTAAACacaaatatatacacaaaAATTTACCTGTCAAAACTATCTTCATTCACGGTGCCCGCCATATTTGTGTTCAATAATgtaatatattgaattgaataggcGGCACCACCAGCCAACTCGCCTGCCAGTGCACAATCCGATATTAGACTGGTTACCAATTCAACTTTATTGTAGATCTACAAAGTCTAACTCAAGGCAATTTACGATACAAAACAGAACACAATAAGAGACTCGTAGCCAATTAAGGAAAATAATCTAAACAGACACTACGAAATCTTCTTCAACATTAAATCTGGGGCAATTCAGGCTATTTTGTATTTACAACTATAACGGAATGGCATTTACTCTAAGTAGAGCCCCAGCTATCATGACCAATCCCATGAGATCGCAAACAAGGCTGGGACGGGCCGTGATTCACCCATTACCAAACGTGGTTGAAGAGAAACAAAGAGTTATTACgaatataaatattacaaattctTTATTACAGTCTAAAATAGTATGGATgaaaaacagtatttacaatgTGAATAATATACAATGTGAATCAAATGTGAATAATAGCATTTTAAAACTTAATGAACGGGACACAcacttatatacatatattatttacaatacatatacTACTGGAGGGATTTACAtctattagaaatagaattagacctattttgataaattaagcaaaagttggattttttaaaatattgaagttCCGAAATGTAAAGtagtttttatgaaatttgttTTGTAATGAAGGAACTTATTTACGAGTAAAACTTTGAGACCGCATCCTGAACTGGAATTAACGGTTCACTAAATCTTCATCAAGCTGATTAATAGTTTTCGTAATTAATATCCCTGATATAGATTGAAAGATAACTTATAAAGGATTGAACTTGGTTTCATTTTTAGTTATCATATTGTGCTGCCACCATCAAATGCATAATCCAACACTATCCGCGAATTCCGGAAATAGAGTTGTTagaaacaaatttcaaaatgatttttggtTTGCCAAACTCACCATAATTTACACGTGTATATTGGTTATTTTGTGGAAATTTTaatgcttaaccctttcagtgctggctaattaataccctatagtgctgaagataatttgaaaattctgaataattccaccctagtgtgttgaataacgggaatagcactatagtgcgtctacaccgtggtgcggtgtatcgttagttactagtatttcactatgtttgacaggtgctgccatctttcaagtgagataattactaattactgattacatcaatacaccacagtgcggtgtattagcaaaatctatcacttattaatacaccgcactgcggtgtagacgcactgaaagggttaagtaagttcaaaatattcaattgaagTGTAGGAACTACTCTCGAAAAATAGTAGTCGTAGTCAGATCAGATGAAACGACGAAAAAGCCTTACTTTTTATCATCGCACAGAGTTTGACAGACGCAATATAACTTGTTGTTATTCGCTCTTCTCGATAATTATCTGTTTGCGTTTCTTCGTGGGGGGTTGTTCGTCAAGTGATGAGGCGGCAGCGGTATACGTCGACGAGGCCTGGGCAGGCGGAAGTGCTTCGGATTCTTTACGTTCTACCACGATCATCCACTGATCTTCAATCATCTGGTTGCGAATGTCATAGATTTccatctgataatgaaaattacaATGATTTGTGAATCTGAGTTTTGAAAATCACTTGCCGGTTCaggctggttggaagattgtttgaatgtacttccatttaaaaaaagaacaaaTTCTATGTATTCGACCCCCGATCACacatctatatctgtacttcgattatttctaatataaaATCGAACCTTGTTTCACTCCCGGCaagtgtggtgggtctgtgaGGGagaccaaatcaaaacaaatgaaaaaaatctaccaatcaaataaatagcaGGGTAAATCCCTATCttaatttttgattaaatGGAGCCTGGTTTCTGAACAACTTACATTGATTTCCGATTGCGCAACTTTTTCCATAAACGAACGTTTCTTCAACATTTCTTTGCGAAGTGTTTCTTTGTGTTTATgaagtattttcatcagtCTGTGTTGCATCAAACGTTTCGTCTTCTCTTCCaatgtttctttatttatcgGTTGTCGACTGCAAAAAGAACACAGCTCAATCATGAAATGAAGAGGGTAGTGAAACatctaaatttagaatatCAGTGGTTCCTCAACGTTCATGGCGAACTTTGGGTTTTCTAGTTGTTCAACAATAGTGGCTGGAGATAGCCTAACTATCGAACACAACATAGTTTGGTCTTACACATTTCAGTGGTGACTTTTAATTGAACTATTGGAATTGAATTGGTGACCATCTCGGTCCTTGGAACAGCAAACTACAGCAACCGTGCTCCAGTTACCCCCAGTTACATGGTTTTGATTTTCCAATTAAGCGACAATCGGTAACACTTATTTTGCAATAGCCGACTAACTCTGATAACTGCTGAAGTTtcttttgtaaccatgatttgaTGGATGACAAAATTGCTTATACTCGCAATACTTTTCAACAAATCATACTAAAAAAAGATGACAATCGAAAGCTGTCTACCTGATTACCTGATTACCGACCGGTCTACACTCAGTCTCTTTAATAAGAATCTATTCTGAAACTTACATTATTTTACGTGGTACAGGTTCAGGATCGATGACTGCTATTCGCATCGGAATTTTGTTCTCCGGTTTTCGTTTCTTATTGTCAGCCAGATGTAGAACacgaaataaattattttgttcATCTCTAAAAAATATTGCCATATTTTTGTTCAATAAtgttatattgaattgaatagggACCAACCAGCTCGCTTGCCAGCGTACAAttacttgaacttgaacttataTTTATCGCGCCATGAATAACATTCATACATAGGCTAAGACATAACATGCGATAAATTGACAGAACAAAACATTGAAGAATGACATTCAATAAACGCCCAAGTGTTCAATGAACACGTTCTCCCTCAgctgggactcgaacccgatgGCACCGCGCGAAGATCGTCTTGTGCTGTCACCATGAAATGCGGCATAATCCAACACTAACCCGGAAATAGAGTTGTTGTTAGAAACTtgtaaacaaatttcaaaatagttttcgGTTTGCAAACCTCCCCATAATTTACACGTGTAAATTGGTTATTTTGTCTCTTTTTACTGCTTGAGTAAgttcaaaatattctatttttaatGTGAGGATAAGTTGagaatatttaatttcataaaattcaacaaaaaaaggaaacagaaatttattgaacatGACatgttgaattcaaatttctcTATTTTGGCCTTTCCTTAGATATTGAATTGTTCTATTTATCGTTGGCTAAAATTTTCGTCTTGAATTTCAGCTCCAAAAGATGCCTTTGTTTGGAAACAAGTTCTCGCCGAAGAAAACTCCGGTTCGAAAATCACCGTCATTATCGAATCTGACGAGTGATCCGGAATTTATCCGATCGGAATTAGCGCTCGACTACGGACCAATTCAAGTTAAACTCGGAAATAATGAAGTCACGTTTGAAAACGGTCAATGGATATCTGGTAAGTCGGCCGACAGAGATATTCATTACCTCTAGTTCTATATTTCAACTTTTCGGTTAAAACCGAATATCTCTAATTTCAGAGTCAGAAGGTGTCGCCACTGTTCATCGAGAAATGGCGAAAGTGAAGAAACAAAATCAACAATTAATCgaagaaaataatttgttgaaattgaagattGATATTCTATTAGATATGGTACGAAATTACGCGTTATGTCTCGAATGAATTCAACATTAGTCTCATCGACTCCTGTGTAATTGATCTTATCCTATTTTCAGTTATCTGAAACGACTGCTGAGGTTCATCttcaagaaaatgaaattcaagaaCTGAAATCGATGtcgaaaaatgttaaaaagagATGAAGCAAACAGAGTTTAGTATTGCCGTTAATAACCTCAGAAGACTATCATGTGATCCGGGACGGCTCTGAGCTCAGTATCATATACTTTATGCATTTGCTAGATCCATTATTGATGTGCAGCtcaattattatcaaaatgtatTAAACACTTGTCAAGgtttttaattgatttcaagTAAACAAATGTAGCGAATAGAATCTGTAAAAACTGGTCAAATAGCTGATAGTTTATATGTAGAGAAGGAAGTGACTAGAAAATCATAGAATCTTTTGATTTTTCCCATATTTTACTTTAAATGTCTTTGTAACTTACAAATAGTTTATTTCTTCCTGTAGAGTTCAGCGATGTCAGTTTGAATACTTATCTGTGGTCTTAACATGGCTCAAAATTTTGCCTTAAAAAGCCTTTgggttttatttcaaaagaaGAGTTCATTTTCTGTCCTAAGAAGTG includes:
- the LOC141904069 gene encoding protein chibby homolog 1-like; translation: MPLFGNKFSPKKTPVRKSPSLSNLTSDPEFIRSELALDYGPIQVKLGNNEVTFENGQWISESEGVATVHREMAKVKKQNQQLIEENNLLKLKIDILLDMLSETTAEVHLQENEIQELKSMSKNVKKR
- the LOC141904516 gene encoding uncharacterized protein LOC141904516, which translates into the protein MAIFFRDEQNNLFRVLHLADNKKRKPENKIPMRIAVIDPEPVPRKIIRQPINKETLEEKTKRLMQHRLMKILHKHKETLRKEMLKKRSFMEKVAQSEINMEIYDIRNQMIEDQWMIVVERKESEALPPAQASSTYTAAASSLDEQPPTKKRKQIIIEKSE